A genomic region of Chitinivorax tropicus contains the following coding sequences:
- a CDS encoding tetratricopeptide repeat protein: protein MDALDVFDMEELMALAQRDLNSDRLDAALAKLKRVLAMEGPIPVMALSMVARLYAQLGLLERALDYFTQYLSHRPGALEETFQLGMVHYDLGQPREAGQYWQVVLEQAPAHPPALFYSALLASQAGDLSQANTWLDKLIANVAPDNLYVLRANELRDQVNHQVALLNQLGDEPTLPN from the coding sequence ATGGACGCATTGGATGTATTTGATATGGAAGAACTAATGGCGCTGGCGCAACGTGATCTGAATTCGGATCGATTGGACGCAGCGCTGGCGAAGCTGAAGCGGGTGTTGGCCATGGAAGGCCCAATCCCGGTGATGGCTTTGTCTATGGTCGCTCGTCTCTACGCCCAGCTAGGCCTGTTGGAGCGGGCACTGGATTATTTCACCCAATACCTGAGTCATCGTCCAGGTGCCTTGGAAGAAACCTTCCAACTTGGTATGGTGCATTACGACCTGGGGCAACCCCGGGAAGCAGGGCAGTACTGGCAGGTAGTGCTGGAGCAAGCTCCAGCCCATCCCCCTGCCTTGTTCTATAGCGCGCTGTTGGCCTCGCAGGCCGGGGATCTGTCGCAAGCCAATACATGGCTGGACAAGTTGATAGCCAATGTGGCTCCCGACAACCTATATGTGCTGCGTGCCAATGAATTGCGTGATCAAGTGAATCACCAGGTTGCGCTGCTGAATCAATTGGGCGACGAGCCTACTTTACCCAACTAG
- a CDS encoding tetratricopeptide repeat protein yields MSATQAEREAQLSRYRHFLTFDPDNLQLLGDVADLSLSLGQFALAEQTLDHGLTLQATHPRLRNLRALLAFQQQDWILATDLLSSLLAEQDDPALRYNLAFAYYQQADYARVKRLLNEVPIDWLALPQAAHLYILTLHQLGELEAAIALAEQLMPDRQGDADLAGMLALLLLDHDKPVASQHWAAQALQWQADQPYALLTAGTLSIGQGEPGQAILQFERILARQPNNGRAWSGLGVAHLAQHDLVQGRASLEEAVRHMSDHIGTWHALAWAQLLQGDLAAADQSFQCAYDLDPNFGESHGGLGLMAWLRGDLATAETWLTKARRLAPGSMAVRYVELLKAQQRGESETAQAILQRALADLPTLGTGTLEEVLRNQPGRKSKS; encoded by the coding sequence ATGAGCGCGACCCAGGCCGAGCGTGAGGCCCAGCTGTCACGCTATCGACATTTCCTGACCTTCGACCCAGACAATCTACAGTTGCTGGGCGATGTAGCCGATCTCAGTCTGAGTCTCGGGCAATTCGCGCTTGCTGAACAAACGCTTGACCATGGATTGACGCTGCAGGCAACTCACCCTCGTCTTCGTAACCTACGCGCCTTGTTGGCTTTTCAGCAACAAGACTGGATATTGGCGACAGATTTACTGAGCAGCTTGCTGGCAGAGCAAGATGATCCTGCTCTTCGCTACAATTTGGCGTTTGCTTACTACCAACAGGCCGATTACGCCCGAGTCAAGCGGCTGTTGAATGAGGTGCCTATTGACTGGCTGGCTTTGCCGCAGGCTGCTCACCTGTATATTTTGACGCTGCACCAACTGGGTGAGCTGGAAGCTGCGATTGCGCTGGCTGAACAGCTGATGCCTGATCGGCAAGGTGATGCCGATTTGGCTGGTATGTTGGCTCTCTTGCTACTTGATCACGACAAACCCGTGGCCAGTCAGCATTGGGCAGCTCAAGCCTTGCAATGGCAGGCAGATCAACCTTATGCATTGTTGACTGCGGGTACTTTGTCGATTGGGCAGGGTGAGCCAGGTCAGGCCATTTTGCAGTTTGAACGTATCTTGGCGCGGCAGCCCAATAATGGTCGTGCTTGGTCAGGACTGGGTGTTGCCCACTTGGCACAGCACGATCTGGTGCAAGGTCGTGCCTCGCTGGAAGAGGCTGTCCGACATATGTCCGACCATATTGGTACGTGGCATGCATTGGCCTGGGCGCAGCTGTTGCAAGGTGATTTGGCGGCAGCCGACCAGAGCTTCCAGTGTGCTTATGACTTGGATCCGAACTTCGGTGAAAGCCATGGTGGGCTGGGGCTGATGGCTTGGTTGCGAGGGGACCTGGCGACAGCGGAGACTTGGCTGACCAAAGCACGCCGATTGGCACCAGGTAGCATGGCGGTGCGGTATGTGGAACTGCTGAAAGCACAACAACGTGGTGAGAGCGAGACAGCCCAGGCTATCCTGCAGCGAGCGCTGGCGGATCTGCCAACCCTGGGCACAGGCACTTTGGAAGAAGTCTTGCGCAACCAACCGGGCAGGAAATCGAAATCGTAA